The sequence GTACACAAGGACCTTTCCGAGCGTTTGCCCGCCTTTAACCAGTCTCTGTACCACCAGGTCAAAAGCGTCCTGGATGAAAACAAGGCCGAGCGGCACATCCGCGGCGGCATCGCCACCCGCAAGAAGTACAAAGGCAACTAAAAACGCCCGGGCGGACCCCAGTCCGTCCGGGCGTTTCCCGTTCCGCTTACAGCTCCTTGAGGGCCTGCTCCACCAGGGCCCGCATGGCTCCGGCGTCCAGCGCCACGTCCGCGAAGTGCTCCAGCGCGTATACCGCCTGATAGATCAGCATGCCCAGACCGTTGAGGGCGGGATGCCCCGCCTCCCGGGCCCGGCACAGCAGCTCGGTCTCCGCCGGGTGGTAGATGAGGTCGCACACCGCCGCCGCCGGGGGCAACTCCTTCAGAAAGCTCAGGTCCTCAAACTGCCCGCCGGTCCCGGCCATGCCCAGGCTGGTGCAGTTGACCAGCAGCTCGGCCCGGGCCGCCTCCCGCCGCAGAGTGGCCTGGTCGAAGCCTGCCGCCTTCATCACAGCCGGGGCATGTTGACATAATTCTTCTGCCTTGGCCGCAGTCCGGTTGCACACCGTCACCGAGGCCGCCCCCTGCTGAACCAGCTTCAAAGCCACGGCCTTGGCCGCGCCGCCGGAGCCCAACAGCAGGACCCGCCGGCCCGCCGGGTCCACGCCTGCGTCGGCCAAAGCCCGGATAAAGCCCCGTCCGTCCGTGTTGCATCCGTATAATTTACCATTTCTTATACAAACCGTATTCACCGATTGGTACAGCGCCGCGTCCTGGTCCAGTTCGTCCATGCGGGGCACGAGGTCCAGCTTATGGGGCATGGTGGCATTGAATCCGGCGTACCCCGCCTCCCGGGCAGCATCCAGCCAGGCCGCCGCCCGCCCCGCCTTCACCGGTTGACATAAATAAACATAGTCCAGTCCCAGCGCCCGGATCATGGTGTTCTGGATCAGAGGGGATTTGGAGTGGAGCACCGGGTCCCCGATGACGCAGAGCTTCTTGGTGGTATTCTTCAATTCTACCTGCATGCCTTCGTCCACATCCCGTCAGTCAACGTTCTCTTTGCCT is a genomic window of Intestinimonas massiliensis (ex Afouda et al. 2020) containing:
- the spoIIID gene encoding sporulation transcriptional regulator SpoIIID, whose translation is MKGNIEERACQLALYIIENKATVRAAAHKFGISKSTVHKDLSERLPAFNQSLYHQVKSVLDENKAERHIRGGIATRKKYKGN
- the aroE gene encoding shikimate dehydrogenase produces the protein MQVELKNTTKKLCVIGDPVLHSKSPLIQNTMIRALGLDYVYLCQPVKAGRAAAWLDAAREAGYAGFNATMPHKLDLVPRMDELDQDAALYQSVNTVCIRNGKLYGCNTDGRGFIRALADAGVDPAGRRVLLLGSGGAAKAVALKLVQQGAASVTVCNRTAAKAEELCQHAPAVMKAAGFDQATLRREAARAELLVNCTSLGMAGTGGQFEDLSFLKELPPAAAVCDLIYHPAETELLCRAREAGHPALNGLGMLIYQAVYALEHFADVALDAGAMRALVEQALKEL